The DNA segment GCCGAGATCACGACACCGTTCGAGCGGCTTTTCCGCATGTAATCGAACAGTCCCAGCGACACGGCCCGGGCGAATTCTTCTTCTTTGACGTGAGGGCCGGTTTCCCAGGCAGCACGCTCGACCTTCGTGCTCTCGGGCTGCAGACGCGGATAGTCGAAGGGCGCCGTCACGGTCGCGCTATCGACGTCGAGCCGCGGCTCGAAGCTTCCCAGCCGCGATTGCTGCATGCGCGTGGCGTCGACATCAACCACGGCCGAGGTCAATCGCCAATCGGCGAACGAAAACCGCGGGCCCGTGGCCGCGAGTTTGCCACCCGAGGCAATGAGCGCTCCGCCGTCGTAGATCGCGCGTCCCGCTTCGTTGCCGAGCAAGTTGGCATAGGCGTAGCTGACGCCGAAGGTACGCGAGCCTTCGAGCACGAAGCGGTGGCGAATCTCCATCTTGCCAAAGGCAAAGTGGCTGGCGCTGGGATTGAGGATAATATCCGCGCCGCGCCGGGCCAATTCGGCCCCCGGACGCTGGGCAACCCAGGCATCTTCGCAAATTTCGAACCCGATCTTGATGCCGCCGACGTTGAAATCGATATCGCCGATTGGGAACTTGCCTTCGCCCAGCGTTACTTCGGCCCGCTGCCCGACGGGCCAGGGTTTGAACCAGCGCGGCTCGTAGTGAATTCCATCGCCTGCCAGGTAGCGCTTGGCGACAAGGCCCAGGATCCGCCCGTCCGCTACCAGGCACGCCGCATTGAACAGGGCGTGCTGATACGGCACCGGCAGGCCGAGCGAGACGACGATCCCTTTCGTATGCGGCACGATCTCGGCCAGCACCGCGGCCGCCATGTGCTGCACGGCCGGCGATTGAAAGGCGTCCTCGCACCCATAGCCCGAGATGCACAGCTCGGGCAGGCAAAGAATACTGACGCGTTCGGCTCGCGCGGCGGCGACGGCCGCAAGAATGCGGTCGCGATTGCCGTTCCAGTCGAGCGGCGTTTGATTCAACACCGCGGCCGATAACTTGACGAGCTTCATGGATCGCGGGGACGCCGTTTAATTCAACAATGTGGGCGGAGTTTTCAGCTGACCAATTTTACGTTACACGCATGCGGAAGTCGTGCGGTGACCATGAGACCGGCAAGGTCCGTAGGCGGGATCTGTAGGGTGCCCTGTGGGCACCGTGACGCGAGACCCTTTTTTCTGGTGCGCGCAGCGCACCCTACGGCCCCGGCACCCGCTCAGCCCGTAGGGTGCCCTGCGGGCACCGTGCCGCGAGAACTTGTTTTCTGGCGCGCGCAGCGCACCCTACGGCCCGGCGCCCGCTCAGCCTCCGAGCGCCTGCCGCAATTCGCCGATCTGGTCGGCGTTTTGTTGCGATTGACCCACGACGTCAGCCAAATCCGAACGCAATTGGGCAACGGCCGTCCGCAGGTCGGCAATCTCCTGACGCAGGGCAGCGA comes from the Pirellulales bacterium genome and includes:
- the nadE gene encoding NAD(+) synthase → MKLVKLSAAVLNQTPLDWNGNRDRILAAVAAARAERVSILCLPELCISGYGCEDAFQSPAVQHMAAAVLAEIVPHTKGIVVSLGLPVPYQHALFNAACLVADGRILGLVAKRYLAGDGIHYEPRWFKPWPVGQRAEVTLGEGKFPIGDIDFNVGGIKIGFEICEDAWVAQRPGAELARRGADIILNPSASHFAFGKMEIRHRFVLEGSRTFGVSYAYANLLGNEAGRAIYDGGALIASGGKLAATGPRFSFADWRLTSAVVDVDATRMQQSRLGSFEPRLDVDSATVTAPFDYPRLQPESTKVERAAWETGPHVKEEEFARAVSLGLFDYMRKSRSNGVVISASGGADSSAVACLAAMMVDLGVGELGLEAYKQKLAYLPGVRAATSPAHLIKQLVTCVYQSTRNSSQTTRDAATGVAQAIGAQFYEFDVDRLVHDYVTMVSRAIGRELSWQQDDLALQNIQARVRAPGVWMLANLRSGLLLSTSNRSEAAVGYATMDGDTSGGLSPIAGIDKAYLRSWLRWLEVTGPEGGRCIPALAAVNCQPPTAELRPSESGQTDEADLMPYELLDAIERAAIRDKLAPVEVFQQMQPRFPQYSAQQLGQWVERFFRLWCRNQWKRERYAPSFHLDDENLDPKTWCRFPILSGGYERELSELRAYVDSL